Proteins encoded together in one Argiope bruennichi chromosome 1, qqArgBrue1.1, whole genome shotgun sequence window:
- the LOC129966456 gene encoding 5-hydroxytryptamine receptor 1-like has translation MDWCLNGTAANGEKAAEEFCGPPYPLWTSLILLVCLGIMIVITAIGNMLVCLSVCLVRKLRRAPNFLLVSLAVSDLCVALLVMPLALHYELAGDWRLGATICDMWVAFDITCCTASILNLCMISVDRYLAITKPLTYGVRRRSRRTYVSIGVTWVMSALVSVPPLLILGNEHGSESNPTCDVSQNFGYQLYATLSSFYIPMLVMVFMYCKIYLAAKRVVESDKKGRLVAERHLSHRRESSAAYSAMWDSKPEKLDVFVQLKAPELNNHRRHSSVDRGEGNNSKMCTLEAYKVGDRAVTTVHRPKISAIVRDRKASITLGIIMTAFVVCWLPFFVVALLRSLFTNLWVPHVVRSCVLWLGYANSMLNPIIYVTFHQDFRRSFKEMLCFRCHLVNETFREEAYRDQYGETPLCSGPPQSTWPSSSCKSFNAPRPSICGTSRRLDCCGTNNKQMQSTFM, from the coding sequence GAATAATGATCGTTATCACAGCTATAGGCAACATGCTGGTATGTCTGTCGGTGTGCCTCGTGCGCAAATTAAGACGTGCTCCAAACTTTCTCCTGGTGTCTCTAGCAGTTTCCGACTTATGTGTTGCCCTACTGGTCATGCCATTAGCTCTGCACTACGAATTGGCTGGTGACTGGAGATTGGGTGCAACCATCTGCGATATGTGGGTGGCATTCGACATCACCTGCTGCACAGCATCCATCCTCAATTTATGCATGATTTCTGTTGACCGATACTTGGCTATTACAAAACCGTTGACATATGGCGTCAGACGTCGTTCCCGACGTACTTATGTCAGCATTGGAGTGACGTGGGTAATGTCAGCATTAGTTAGTGTACCTCCTTTACTCATCCTTGGCAACGAGCATGGTTCTGAAAGTAATCCTACATGTGACGTCAGTCAGAATTTTGGGTACCAGTTGTATGCAACACTGAGTTCTTTCTATATCCCGATGCTAGTCATGGTTTTTATGTATTGTAAGATATATTTAGCAGCTAAAAGAGTTGTCGAATCAGACAAGAAAGGACGTCTAGTCGCAGAGAGACATCTTTCTCATAGACGTGAGAGCAGCGCTGCATATTCTGCTATGTGGGATTCAAAACCAGAGAAATTGGATGTATTTGTTCAGTTAAAAGCCCCTGAACTTAACAACCATCGCCGGCATTCTTCAGTTGACAGAGGAGAAGGCAATAATTCTAAGATGTGCACTTTAGAAGCATACAAAGTTGGAGATAGGGCAGTGACAACAGTTCATCGACCAAAGATATCAGCTATTGTAAGAGATCGCAAGGCCTCTATAACCCTGGGTATCATAATGACAGCCTTTGTTGTATGTTGGCTACCATTTTTTGTTGTTGCACTCCTTAGATCACTGTTCACTAACTTGTGGGTACCGCATGTAGTAAGAAGTTGCGTATTATGGTTAGGCTATGCAAATTCTATGCTCAATCCCATCATTTATGTTACATTTCATCAAGACTTCCGACgttcttttaaagaaatgctttgcTTTAGATGTCATTTGGTGAATGAGACATTCCGCGAAGAAGCATATAGAGATCAATATGGAGAAACACCTCTGTGTTCAGGCCCACCTCAATCAACTTGGCCTTCTTCGAGTTGCAAATCTTTCAATGCACCACGACCTTCCATCTGTGGAACCTCACGTAGACTAGATTGTTGTGGTACAAACAATAAACAAATGCAAAGTACGtttatgtga